A section of the Rattus norvegicus strain BN/NHsdMcwi chromosome 15, GRCr8, whole genome shotgun sequence genome encodes:
- the Pnma2 gene encoding paraneoplastic antigen Ma2, whose translation MAVALLEEWCKIMGVDVQKSLLVIGIPVNCGELEVQTVLQEALKCVGSYRLLGKILQKQDNTSAVLLELMEDTDMSVVPSEVQGKGGVWKVIFKTPNQDTEFLQRLNLFLEKEGQTVAGMFRALKHEGVSPATTPCTSPELLAHLVGQAMVHAQRPLLPVRYCKLRVFSGSTVAAPEEEPFEVWLEQATEIAKEWPIPETEKKRWVTESLRGPALDLMHIVQADNPSISAEECLEAFKQVFGSMESRRTSQVKYLKTYQQEGEKISAYVLRLETLLRRAVEKRAIPRNIADQVRLEQVMAGANLSNVLWCRLRELKDQGPLPTFLQLMKVVREEEEEEAYFEHESREEPGEREGSGRWDNSRNN comes from the coding sequence ATGGCAGTGGCCCTGCTGGAGGAGTGGTGCAAGATCATGGGTGTGGATGTCCAGAAGTCCCTGCTGGTGATTGGCATTCCTGTGAACTGTGGTGAGCTTGAGGTCCAGACAGTCCTACAGGAGGCGCTGAAGTGTGTGGGCAGCTACCGGCTACTGGGCAAAATACTCCAGAAGCAAGACAATACCAGTGCTGTCTTACTAGAACTTATGGAGGACACGGATATGTCTGTGGTTCCCAGTGAGGTGCAGGGAAAGGGAGGTGTCTGGAAAGTGATCTTCAAGACCCCTAATCAGGACACTGAGTTTCTCCAAAGACTGAACCTCTTTCTAGAAAAAGAAGGGCAGACGGTCGCAGGGATGTTCCGAGCCCTGAAGCATGAGggagtgtctccagccaccacaccctGCACATCCCCCGAGTTATTGGCCCACTTGGTAGGGCAGGCAATGGTTCACGCCCAGAGGCCTCTGTTGCCTGTGAGGTACTGTAAGCTGAGAGTATTCTCTGGGAGCACAGTAGCTGCCCCAGAGGAGGAGCCCTTTGAGGTTTGGTTGGAACAGGCCACTGAGATAGCCAAAGAGTGGCCCATCCctgagacagaaaagaaaaggtgggTGACAGAGAGCCTCCGTGGCCCTGCCCTGGACCTCATGCACATAGTACAAGCAGACAACCCTTCTATCAGTGCAGAAGAATGTCTGGAGGCCTTTAAGCAGGTGTTTGGGAGCATGGAGAGCCGTAGAACCTCACAGGTCAAATACCTAAAAACCTATCAGCAAGAAGGAGAGAAAATCTCAGCCTATGTGCTCCGGCTGGAGACTCTGCTCCGGAGAGCTGTGGAAAAAAGGGCCATCCCCCGGAACATTGCTGACCAGGTACGTCTGGAGCAGGTCATGGCTGGAGCCAACCTTAGCAACGTTCTTTGGTGCAGGCTACGGGAGCTGAAGGATCAGGGCCCACTGCCCACGTTTTTGCAGCTGATGAAGGTGGTccgtgaggaggaagaagaagaggccTACTTTGAACACGAGAGCAGAGAGGAGCCAGGGGAAAGGGAGGGCTCTGGCCGCTGGGACAATTCAAGGAACAACTGA